TGCACCGTCAACTCCTCATAGTGGATAGCGGATTCTGTCAACGAATTACTCAACACATACAATTCCGAACGGAGCGCAGCGGATTGTCGCTTTTAGCGCGGAATCTAGAGTGCTGAAGCCAATGAACTGTGTATAGGTGTAAAGCATGGTCCCGAGATTCCGCGAATACGGTTCGATACTGGGCTGCGCCCCATCGGCTGCGCGCTACGTCTCACAAGCCGCATACTTAGTCCTATAACTGCTACCTATCTGAACGATAGTGCACTCATATGAATACGATCCGCATCGGTCTGGCGCCATTGAGACAACCGGACTCCGTGCTGCACGGCGCCGAGAAAATCGACGTCGTCCTCGCCAGGTGCGCCACTGAACAGGTTGCCATCGTGTGCTTCCCGGAAGCTTATCTGCCCGGACTGCGCGGGGCGAGCTTCGATCTGCCGCCGGTAGACCAAGCCGTGATGGAGGCAGCGCTCAAGCGCCTGCGCCAGTCCTGTAGGACCCACCGTGTTGCCGCTATTGTCGGATTGGAATGGGTGAGCGAACTGGGGCTGGAAAACCGCGCCGTGGTGATATCCGCAGCCGGGCGGCTGCTGGGCTACCAAACGAAGAACCAGATTACGCCGGGCGGAGAATCGAGAAACTACGTGCCGGACGGGAAGCGGCGGGTCTTTCGTACCGCAGGAGCGGTCTTCGGCATCACGATCTGCCATGAGGGCTGGCGGTACCCGGAAACCGTACGCTGGCCCGCCGTGCGCGGTGCGCGCATTGTGTTTCAACCCCAGGTTACCGGCAGCGACAGGCAGGGCAATGTGCTTACGACATGGGGGGAGTCCTTCTACGAAAAGGCCATGCAGTGCCGTGCCGGAGAGAACGGCATCTACTTTGCCAGTGTCAACCAGGCGATGCGCTATCAGAACTCAGCCACAAGCCTCATCGACCCCAAGGGCAACCTCATGGCATCCGTTCCCTACGGCAAGGAAGACCTGCTCATCGCCGACCTGGACTTGTCCGAAGCCACGCGCTTCTACGCCCGCCGATACAATCCTGACTGGTATCCGCCGTAGCTTTGGCGATGCGGCTAAAGTGATTTACTCGCAGTTTACTATTACTGAACAAGGGTAAGGAAGATGAACACGCCAGCCAATCAATACAGTCCAGACTATGTGGTTTCGCCGGGCTGGGTACTGGAAGAATACCTTGAGACACGGGGCATTTCGCAGTCTGAACTTGCCCGGCGGTGCGGCTGCTCGCCCAAGCTTATCAGCGCGATAGTCGCCGGTGCAGCCCCTATTGGTCCCGAAACTGCACTTCAATTTGAAAAGGCGCTCGGCCTCACTGCGGCCATATGGCTCGGTATTGAGTCTGACTATCGGCACCACCAAGAGCAAGCGGTCGAGTAGTTTGCTCTTGCCCACCACCGGCGCGTGAGATCAAAGCTCACGTTTACGCTGGGCTGGTAGAACGCGGCAGGCCGGCTGAGTTGAGAATGGCCTCTTCCCGCGCGCGCATCTTCGTATAGGCGGCATCTTGGTCATGCGTGTGCCCGAGCAGATGCAGGAAGCCGTGGACGAACAGGTAGGCGAGTTCACGCTCCTCGCTGTGGCCGTATTCTGCCGCCTGGGTCTTCACCCGCGCCAATGAAATCGCGATGTCACCCAAGTATTCGCAATTCTCCGGCGGTAGCGCAGGTTTGCAACCTGCGTCCGGGGACCGCGTATCGCGGTGGGCAAATGAGAGCACGTCTGTAGGCGCATCCTTGCCGCGGTAGGTACGGTTGAGTTCCTGAAGGCGCGCGTCGCTCGTTAGCAATACCGTGACTTCGACCGACGCAGCGGTGCACGTAGCAACGCGAGCCGCGGTGAGCAGACGCTTGAGCAGCGCCGCTATGTCCGGACGTTCTTCCACATCTTCCCAGAGGATTGTCAACATCGCACGTACATTCATCCATCGGGGAAAGTGGTAGAGACACTGATGAAGTTTCCCCTTCTCGGGAAAGTGCCCGCGTGTTAGTTCCGTGTTGGTCGCGGTTCCCTTAAGAGGCGCCATCGCAACCGCAGCACCTCTCGCATGGCGCGCAGGATAACGCGGAGGCTGCCGCCGGTATTCTCGCCGGCGTGGCGCGGCAAGTGGCTGATCGAAACTTCGCCGACACCGAAACCGGCGCGCTTGGCTTGGACAAGAAACTCGGTGTTGAAGACCGCGCCTGCCGCCTTGATGTCAAGCGTCTCCACCACCTCACGCCGAAAGATCTTGGAACCGCAGTCCACATCATGCACCACAAAGCCAAAGAGGATTCGATTGAGTACATTCCAAAGCAGTGCGAACAACAGGCGGTGAGAAGGGTCTTGGCGCTGCACGCGGTGGCCGACCACCACGTCGTAGGTATCCAGGGCCTTGAGCATGGGCACAATATCGGCCGTGCGATATTGTGTGTCGGCGTCGCGCCAGCCGACAATCTCCCATTGTGCAGCCTTGAGGCCCGCCCAAATCGCGGAACCATAGCCGCGAATAGGTTGGTGGATCAGCCGGACGCGGGCATTCGCAGATTGAATCTGTCGTACGATCTCCGCGGTATTGTCGGTACTGTCGTTGTCAACGACGATGACCTCATAGTCTTGGGCTACCCGCTGTAGGGTCTGCACACAGTCGTCAACCGTAGCCGCAATATTGTCTGCCTCATTCAGTGCAGGCAGCACGAGGGAGACGGTCAGGGAAGGTTGCTGCGGTGTCTTCATTGACATATGCGGGCGTTGCTTCGCTTCCTTATCTTGGTAGGCGCCGAGACTACTTGATGCGACTCGTTGAGTCTTCGCTGCCAGGCTCGTTGGCAGTAGACCCATCTCATCCGACAACACCGGCTGGCGTTCAACTAAACGTCTCGCCGTAATGGCGACGGTTTGCGCACGTTGCCGGTTTGCAATGACTATCGTGCGCTTTAACGACCGTCAGGCCTTCTTTGCGCCCGGAACCCAGGGTGCGACCAACTCGCGGCGCGGCAGGAGGTCTTAAATACAGTATAAGCCGAACTGGGCCTCGTGACACAGGTGAAGCGCCCCGTCCCCCAACATGCCGCCAAACCGACACTCATCTTGGCACCGCGAGGCGCTAGTGCTTGCAGGTCCTGGCATATCAGGCCGGCCACGACAGACTCCGGTCGCATGCCGGCGAGCCTCATGACGCTCGTGAGAACGTCAAAGACTACAGAAGTCTGCCGTGGGCCGCTTGGCCGCATCAGTCGTCTTACACGAATCAAGACTGAGATACTCGCGGTACATGCGCCTCTTGCAAGCCCGCGCCTGCTGCAAGACTCACCTTGCGTCGATGGCTGCCCCGGGCATTAAACCGACACCGGCCCTTGGGGGAAAGGGCCGGTGTGGGGTGGTGCGAACAGGAGGAGCATTCAGGAGGCAAGCAAGTTTAGTGAACCATCTGGACATGAATCCCTCGGAATCCGTAGTTGGCACTGGGCGTGGGTGAGTGGCAGTACACCTGGAGCGACGTTACCGTTCCGAGAAGAGAAGGGTGCAGTATGTGTGCGTCCACTTAACGACAAAAGAGCTTCCTCGGCTTTGCCAGCCTAAAGCTCTTCCTATCGCCTACGAGGTTAGCTGTCGGGTTAGGGTGGAAAGAGTCACCCTCCGCACGACTGCGGTTCACCCCAATTGCCGGGTCCCCCGCTCCATTTAAGGATTTGGCGCATTACTACGGTAAATTCACCGTACCACAACAGTTTTTGGTGCGCAAGAGTTTGAATGCATAATCTTCAGATTTTCCGTGTGCAACTCTGTGATTGAACAGCCGGCGGAGTCAAGACCGCAGATACCAATTGCCGAGTCTTCTCTTCACAGATGCAACGAGTCTCCGCGGCTAGGAATCCAGGTAGACTCGATTCAGCCATGGTCGCGCCGTAGCGGAGAGTTGCACGTCACGCACCCAAGGCTTGATGAGTACACATTGCTTGCCGTGCCACAGCGGTGTCACGGGCGCATCCAACGCAATGCGCTGTTCGATCTCTCCGATCGTCGTTCTTCTCCGGCCTTTGTCTTGCTCTCCCCGTGCTTGGAGCAGGAGTGCGTCAACTTCCGAGCTGCGGTAGCCACTGTAATTCGTCAGACTTGTCGAGCGAAAGAGCGGATCGAGGAGAGCTTGCGGATCAGGATAGTCGGCTTGCCGCGTGAATAGGAAGAGCTG
This genomic stretch from Chloroflexota bacterium harbors:
- a CDS encoding HigA family addiction module antitoxin codes for the protein MNTPANQYSPDYVVSPGWVLEEYLETRGISQSELARRCGCSPKLISAIVAGAAPIGPETALQFEKALGLTAAIWLGIESDYRHHQEQAVE
- a CDS encoding carbon-nitrogen hydrolase family protein, which translates into the protein MNTIRIGLAPLRQPDSVLHGAEKIDVVLARCATEQVAIVCFPEAYLPGLRGASFDLPPVDQAVMEAALKRLRQSCRTHRVAAIVGLEWVSELGLENRAVVISAAGRLLGYQTKNQITPGGESRNYVPDGKRRVFRTAGAVFGITICHEGWRYPETVRWPAVRGARIVFQPQVTGSDRQGNVLTTWGESFYEKAMQCRAGENGIYFASVNQAMRYQNSATSLIDPKGNLMASVPYGKEDLLIADLDLSEATRFYARRYNPDWYPP
- the ybeY gene encoding rRNA maturation RNase YbeY is translated as MLTILWEDVEERPDIAALLKRLLTAARVATCTAASVEVTVLLTSDARLQELNRTYRGKDAPTDVLSFAHRDTRSPDAGCKPALPPENCEYLGDIAISLARVKTQAAEYGHSEERELAYLFVHGFLHLLGHTHDQDAAYTKMRAREEAILNSAGLPRSTSPA
- a CDS encoding glycosyltransferase family 2 protein; this translates as MSMKTPQQPSLTVSLVLPALNEADNIAATVDDCVQTLQRVAQDYEVIVVDNDSTDNTAEIVRQIQSANARVRLIHQPIRGYGSAIWAGLKAAQWEIVGWRDADTQYRTADIVPMLKALDTYDVVVGHRVQRQDPSHRLLFALLWNVLNRILFGFVVHDVDCGSKIFRREVVETLDIKAAGAVFNTEFLVQAKRAGFGVGEVSISHLPRHAGENTGGSLRVILRAMREVLRLRWRLLREPRPTRN